One Archangium lipolyticum DNA segment encodes these proteins:
- a CDS encoding cytochrome c3 family protein, with amino-acid sequence MIDPTRASLLSGVLAALALGGCDTTPINNNQNYMPAQPIAFSHAVHAGHYEIDCQYCHVGAEKSRHAGIPHSGVCMNCHTQVKTDSPEIQKLTQAVKLNKPIEWVRVHRLPDHAYFNHASHVTSGLECQQCHGPVQEMVRLEQVEPMTMGWCLDCHRKTEESKLQAPVPPLASGVLRTSASGVPVASAPVTPAPRTLNPPTDCSGCHR; translated from the coding sequence ATGATCGACCCGACCCGAGCCTCGCTGCTCTCCGGTGTGCTGGCCGCCCTCGCGTTGGGGGGCTGTGACACCACGCCGATCAACAACAACCAGAACTACATGCCCGCGCAGCCCATCGCGTTCTCCCACGCGGTGCATGCCGGTCACTACGAGATCGACTGTCAGTACTGCCACGTGGGCGCGGAGAAGAGCCGGCACGCCGGCATTCCCCACTCGGGCGTGTGCATGAACTGCCACACCCAGGTGAAGACGGACTCGCCGGAGATCCAGAAGCTCACCCAGGCGGTGAAGCTGAACAAGCCCATCGAGTGGGTGCGCGTGCACCGGCTGCCGGACCACGCGTACTTCAACCACGCGAGCCACGTCACCTCCGGGCTGGAGTGCCAGCAGTGCCACGGCCCGGTGCAGGAGATGGTGCGGCTGGAGCAGGTGGAGCCGATGACCATGGGGTGGTGTCTGGACTGCCACCGCAAGACGGAGGAGTCGAAGCTCCAGGCGCCGGTGCCGCCGTTGGCATCCGGTGTGCTGAGGACCTCCGCATCGGGAGTGCCCGTGGCCTCCGCGCCCGTCACCCCCGCGCCGCGCACCCTGAATCCCCCCACCGACTGCTCCGGCTGCCACCGCTGA
- a CDS encoding respiratory nitrate reductase subunit gamma, whose translation MSDTFLYDFLPYVVLALALGVPAWLRNRARLSSWVMGWVEREGTGSAAVSLVVGAIIMLLWHAACFLLPHPVQLFIRSPARLFFLEVVGLIGGMMLAWGLVASIVRKLSSREPGARVWLAFQVLLLAEVLNGLYIAVAYRWASAWYVSVVVPYLRSLVTLQPDATLIAQLPLTVRMHLFGVLALLLAWPLARWLASTGAAPTLVSTREEPASQRGIVTP comes from the coding sequence GTGAGCGACACGTTCCTCTACGATTTTCTTCCATATGTGGTGCTGGCCCTCGCCCTCGGCGTGCCGGCGTGGCTGCGCAACCGCGCGCGTCTGTCCTCCTGGGTGATGGGGTGGGTGGAGCGCGAGGGCACGGGCTCGGCGGCCGTGTCCCTGGTGGTGGGCGCCATCATCATGCTGTTGTGGCACGCGGCCTGTTTCCTCCTGCCACACCCGGTGCAGCTCTTCATCCGCTCGCCCGCGCGCCTCTTCTTCCTGGAGGTGGTGGGCCTCATCGGCGGGATGATGCTGGCCTGGGGCCTGGTGGCGAGCATCGTCCGCAAGCTGTCGAGCCGCGAGCCCGGTGCGCGGGTGTGGCTGGCCTTCCAGGTGCTGCTGCTGGCCGAGGTGCTCAACGGCCTCTACATCGCGGTGGCGTACCGCTGGGCCTCCGCCTGGTACGTGAGCGTGGTGGTGCCGTACCTGCGCTCGCTGGTGACGCTCCAGCCGGACGCGACGCTCATCGCCCAGCTGCCGCTGACCGTGCGCATGCACCTCTTCGGCGTGCTCGCGCTGCTGCTCGCCTGGCCCCTCGCGCGCTGGCTGGCCTCGACGGGGGCCGCGCCCACTCTGGTGTCCACCCGGGAGGAGCCCGCCAGCCAGCGCGGGATTGTCACCCCATGA
- a CDS encoding c-type cytochrome, which translates to MGTYVPSRRQRRALAVTPALPMLALLAALPAAAQGIPEGAKLFSERCASCHTVGQGDRVGPDLMGVLTRREESWVTTFLKSPGAMIDGGDPVAGELLKKFNGIRMPDQQLSDDERKGLFAFFRDCTEKGSCQPGATGPKLASDATPEEMEHGRQLFEGEVALANGGPACIGCHDVRGIGVVGGGTLARDLTFSFARLGERKMTPALKEMSFPLMKELYGKAPLTDAEQFELKAYLANVSRDGTPPRKDRDFFYLGFVGLGVALGFIGIVLGGRGRAKD; encoded by the coding sequence ATGGGTACATACGTCCCGAGCCGACGCCAGAGGCGAGCGCTGGCCGTCACTCCCGCCCTGCCGATGCTGGCGTTGCTCGCCGCCCTGCCCGCGGCGGCGCAGGGGATTCCCGAGGGGGCGAAGCTCTTCTCGGAGCGGTGCGCGAGCTGCCACACGGTGGGCCAGGGAGACCGGGTGGGCCCGGACCTGATGGGCGTGCTGACACGCCGCGAGGAGTCCTGGGTCACCACCTTCCTGAAGAGCCCGGGCGCGATGATCGACGGTGGCGATCCGGTGGCCGGCGAGCTCCTGAAGAAGTTCAACGGCATCCGGATGCCGGACCAGCAGCTGTCCGACGACGAGCGGAAGGGCCTGTTCGCGTTCTTTCGTGACTGCACCGAGAAGGGCAGCTGTCAGCCGGGAGCCACCGGGCCGAAGCTGGCGTCGGACGCCACGCCCGAGGAGATGGAGCACGGCCGTCAGCTCTTCGAGGGGGAGGTGGCGCTGGCCAATGGCGGCCCGGCCTGCATCGGCTGCCATGACGTGCGCGGCATCGGCGTGGTGGGTGGCGGGACGCTGGCGCGCGACCTGACCTTCTCCTTCGCGCGGCTGGGCGAGCGGAAGATGACGCCCGCCCTGAAGGAGATGTCCTTCCCCTTGATGAAGGAGCTCTACGGGAAGGCGCCGCTGACGGACGCGGAGCAATTCGAGCTCAAGGCATACCTGGCGAACGTCTCGCGAGACGGCACGCCGCCGCGCAAGGACCGGGACTTCTTCTACCTGGGCTTCGTGGGGCTGGGCGTCGCACTGGGTTTCATCGGCATCGTCCTGGGCGGCCGTGGCCGCGCGAAGGACTGA